In the Methanobacterium sp. genome, one interval contains:
- a CDS encoding winged helix-turn-helix transcriptional regulator, producing MEHRAIHLVSHCINYRRLCLLCFFFSFSILAAEAAEYIVTPAPNDQFGVSVAGEDIQIVEDTITPYWQFLLWLAAMQILSIIDVVLYFIKLIFVILGFKIVNKENVLDNPDRSIIYTYIKTKPGAFIDEIVEKTGFGRGRVRHHITILEVQNKIEVHKDGRKIRYFENNSTYDEEERKIISALQNITSQRIISEIQNGNCNTNSALAHEIGVSRATISWYMRTLKEVELINEEREGKNIIYRVNPTYENLIEKYG from the coding sequence GTGGAACACAGAGCTATACACTTGGTGTCGCACTGCATTAATTACAGGAGACTCTGTCTCCTTTGTTTTTTCTTTTCATTTTCAATATTGGCAGCCGAAGCTGCAGAATATATCGTGACTCCTGCCCCAAATGATCAATTTGGGGTGTCTGTAGCTGGAGAGGATATACAGATAGTAGAAGATACTATAACGCCTTACTGGCAGTTTTTGCTCTGGCTGGCTGCAATGCAAATTTTATCAATAATAGACGTCGTTCTTTACTTTATAAAGCTTATTTTTGTAATACTGGGATTTAAAATTGTTAATAAAGAAAACGTACTAGATAATCCTGATCGGTCTATTATTTATACATATATTAAAACTAAACCGGGAGCATTCATCGATGAAATTGTAGAAAAAACAGGCTTCGGCAGAGGAAGAGTAAGGCATCATATAACCATTCTAGAAGTTCAGAACAAAATTGAAGTCCATAAAGACGGCAGAAAGATTAGGTATTTCGAAAATAATTCTACTTATGATGAAGAAGAAAGAAAAATTATTTCTGCCCTTCAAAACATAACAAGTCAAAGAATAATTTCAGAAATACAAAATGGGAATTGTAATACGAACTCAGCTCTTGCACATGAAATAGGAGTTTCCAGAGCTACAATTAGCTGGTATATGAGAACTCTTAAAGAAGTGGAGCTCATAAATGAAGAAAGAGAAGGAAAAAACATTATTTATAGAGTAAACCCTACTTATGAAAACTTGATTGAAAAATATGGATAA
- a CDS encoding pre-peptidase C-terminal domain-containing protein encodes MKSWMIFVLCVIIGLMAVPAVSAEEEYATNFDMGDTLASAEKDYIISPWTENSSDTENFISLLRSTQYITQGQTITHNVNVGSGVNYLEVDLNWGDTSDSLTLTIYTPSGSKLGTYRDSSDGSTNGRIHLNIDPSQGYVEQGTWKFKVYGESVSGTQSYTLGVALH; translated from the coding sequence TTGAAATCCTGGATGATATTTGTGTTATGTGTAATAATAGGATTGATGGCTGTACCTGCAGTTTCAGCCGAAGAGGAATATGCGACAAATTTCGACATGGGAGATACATTAGCTTCTGCCGAAAAAGATTACATTATTAGTCCCTGGACAGAAAATTCTTCTGATACAGAGAATTTTATTTCTCTTCTACGGTCAACCCAGTATATAACTCAGGGACAGACCATAACTCACAATGTAAATGTAGGTTCAGGAGTGAATTACCTTGAAGTGGATTTAAACTGGGGAGATACAAGCGATTCACTTACTCTTACCATTTACACCCCCTCTGGAAGCAAACTCGGAACTTACCGTGATAGTTCTGACGGAAGTACAAATGGCAGGATACATCTCAACATAGATCCCTCTCAGGGATACGTCGAGCAGGGAACCTGGAAATTTAAGGTTTATGGAGAATCAGTCAGTGGAACACAGAGCTATACACTTGGTGTCGCACTGCATTAA